A genomic window from Henningerozyma blattae CBS 6284 chromosome 3, complete genome includes:
- the TBLA0C01350 gene encoding class I SAM-dependent methyltransferase has translation MSQFSNKDYDADKYANFRPTYPIVFYDKLKNYHNGKGNLVIDCGCGPGTATLQLSKELAFKKTIGTDLSMIMIEKANQKLQESKLANDIEFVVSEGDDFKFLKDNFNKHNVDMITAAECVHWIGWDNFQQAAWNNLRKNGSLAIWGYVDPIVVGYPKLGEIILDYFYSDDKLGPYWQQPGRNILRSLMKNSQWDTTKFTEIENMILDTKEYGKGIHDDRLYLSNTVTIVALKNYLSTSSSYQSWKKKNLTSKDICEQFFEEILLTYPSLTPDSKVKIIFNSFYKFARAK, from the coding sequence ATGTCacaattttctaataaggATTATGACGCAGACAAATATGCAAATTTTCGTCCAACATATCCAATCGTATTTTATGATAAACTAAAAAACTATCATAATGGCAAAGGAAATTTGGTAATTGATTGTGGTTGCGGACCTGGTACAGCAACCTTACAATTGTCAAAAGAATTGgcatttaaaaaaactattGGTACAGATCTTtcaatgataatgatagaAAAGGCTaatcaaaaattacaagaaaGTAAGTTAGcaaatgatattgaatttgttGTGTCAGAAGGCGATGacttcaaatttttaaaagacaATTTCAACAAGCACAATGTTGATATGATTACAGCTGCTGAATGTGTTCACTGGATTGGATGGGATAATTTTCAACAAGCAGCATGGAATAATTTAAGGAAAAATGGTAGTTTAGCAATATGGGGCTATGTAGATCCAATTGTAGTTGGTTATCCTAAATTAGGCGAAATTATTTtagattatttttattcagaTGATAAATTGGGACCATATTGGCAACAACCAGGTCGTAATATTCTTCGTTCcttgatgaaaaattctcAATGGGATACTACAAAATTTACAGAGATTgaaaatatgattttaGATACAAAAGAGTATGGTAAAGGAATTCATGATGATCGGTTATATCTAAGCAATACGGTGACCATTGTtgctttgaaaaattatctaagTACATCCAGTTCGTATCAATCatggaagaaaaaaaatctcaCCTCAAAGGATATCTGTGAGCAATTCTTCGAGGAAATCCTTTTAACTTACCCTTCATTAACTCCAGATTCCAAagttaaaattattttcaatagttTTTATAAGTTTGCAAGAGCTAAATAA
- the BUB2 gene encoding Bub2p (similar to Saccharomyces cerevisiae BUB2 (YMR055C); ancestral locus Anc_2.620): MQNILTDKLEIEKLLEETKDYDEKFLNKLRYLLIYSGLPPSSTKAYQTLRSNVWIFLNQTPMDGATNDYSSLLKHCPPSESIFEHVASTITKTFNNTRLPKRVSENSIARIICCYIIEMEEEKKTDCVDYNREPRFETEQFTSNMLLITVPLLATFFAEPMAFRMFSVLCHSTMPCYFQKNSPGVRNGTQLLKICLHSIDPQYAEYFQNSPYPLECYTSLCITTFCSCLNPKYEVCILWDFMFAFGFHLNILFVVTLLIQLKDDIIHNKIPPHFISEINNFSAVNLFRSSSRYIAYLPEGVYELLVRHLREPIIF, encoded by the coding sequence ATGCAAAATATTCTAACAGATAAActagaaattgaaaaattattggaagAAACTAAGGATTATGATGAAAagtttttgaataaattaagatatttattaatatattctgGTCTCCCACCAAGTAGTACAAAAGCATATCAAACACTAAGGTCCAATGTTTGGATTTTCTTAAATCAGACCCCAATGGATGGAGCCACAAATGATTATTCATCACTGTTGAAACATTGCCCACCATCTGAAAGTATCTTTGAACACGTAGCATCTACAATAACAAAAACATTCAATAATACAAGACTACCAAAGAGAGTATCTGAAAATTCCATTGCAAGAATTATATGTTGctatattattgaaatggaggaagaaaaaaaaacggACTGTGTAGATTATAACCGTGAACCTCGATTTGAGACAGAGCAATTTACTTCCAACATGTTGTTAATTACAGTGCCTTTACTTGCCACTTTTTTTGCAGAACCTATGGCTTTTAGAATGTTTTCAGTATTATGCCATTCAACAATGCCTTGCTACTTTCAAAAAAACTCACCAGGGGTTCGAAATGGTACAcagttattaaaaatatgtcTTCATAGTATTGATCCGCAATACGCTGAGTATTTTCAGAACAGCCCATATCCTTTAGAGTGTTATACTTCTTTATGTATAACTACCTTTTGTTCATGCTTAAATCCAAAATATGAGGTGTGTATCTTATGGGATTTTATGTTTGCATTTGggtttcatttaaatattctgtTTGTAGTGACGTTATTAATccaattaaaagatgatattattcataataAAATACCTCCTCATTTTATTagtgaaattaataatttttctgcAGTTAATTTATTCCGTTCAAGTTCAAGATATATAGCTTATTTACCTGAGGGAGtatatgaattattagttaGACATTTGAGAGAACCaatcatattttaa
- the MUD2 gene encoding Mud2p (similar to Saccharomyces cerevisiae MUD2 (YKL074C); ancestral locus Anc_2.619), which translates to MAGPSSANASSDSRNTTTNTSYNNNRNLDYYNNRNQSYDNNNKNSKSNSSNDVRKDPRRINSRRDYQRKEDSRGDNSYKHITPRNDARRDIRERDRDQFTNVSQAKRQRTSVNHYNKTSYNRNLNDDRGGRYQLNNTRYNQHRNNGNNSYNIYNKRGSAPNSQYKQQHQNTGNNGNQNMIVLNRMKPTKWDITPPGFEKVPAERAKLSGLFPKPGEPRKLNHDLLNKILKENGMVGNRRIQILFDNSTNQNAYYSKFNNKLIISNLISNNQDELINLIRDLISPYETNSDSSLPSTEFNIFPQYNSNDNLFYLVITFSTAAAATITLATQSYFKSTYNYLSSSVWNRPAGYVQQLDPLDKLCGPNVIAIQDLSATTAGTEDDIRSYLKLFGIEANLIKSIYLNNNKTFTGCSLVEIPTNNNNSVTNVLSASIKENLSNLSWFELNKNTFDESRYQKVSDFNFQNLPKLVVDNTSTSSSNVLLLMNCVDPLDLKSDSFVEEIQATLKYSLENVSEIKIKKPDIDYRLNFDNISEGIGNIYIKFNSAEDATNAMNKISGKKFNDRTILCAYINERDFDMVGVLF; encoded by the coding sequence ATGGCAGGTCCTTCATCTGCTAATGCTTCATCAGATAGCCGCAATACTACAACAAATACATCatataataacaatagAAACCTTGATTATTATAACAATCGAAATCAAAGTTacgataataataataaaaatagcaaAAGTAATAGTAGTAATGATGTTCGCAAAGACCCTCGTAGAATAAATTCAAGAAGAGATTATCAACGGAAAGAGGATTCTAGAGGAGATAATTCCTATAAGCATATTACTCCAAGAAATGATGCAAGAAGAGACATAAGAGAAAGAGATAGAGATCAATTTACCAATGTCTCCCAAGCTAAAAGACAACGTACGTCGGTTAatcattataataaaacttCTTATAATCGGAACTTAAATGATGATAGAGGAGGAAGATATCAGCTAAATAATACAAGATATAACCAACATAgaaataatggtaataacAGCTATAATATCTATAACAAGAGAGGATCTGCTCCTAATTCACAATATAAACAACAACACCAGAATACTGGTAACAATGGTAATCAAAATATGATTGTTCTGAATAGAATGAAGCCAACAAAATGGGATATTACACCACCAGGTTTTGAAAAAGTTCCTGCAGAACGTGCAAAACTAAGTGGGTTATTTCCCAAACCAGGTGAAccaagaaaattaaatcatgatctattgaataaaatctTGAAAGAGAATGGTATGGTTGGCAATAGAAGAATACagattttatttgataattctaCGAACCAAAATgcatattattcaaaatttaataataagttaattatttcaaatttaatttcaaataatcaagATGAATTGATAAATCTGATAAGGGATTTAATATCACCCTATGAAACCAATTCTGATTCCTCTTTACCTTCTActgaatttaatatcttcccacaatataattctaatgataaccttttttatttggtaATCACATTTTCAACTGCTGCAGCTGCAACAATCACATTAGCGACCCAATCATACTTTAAATCAACCTACAATTATTTAAGTTCATCTGTTTGGAACAGACCAGCAGGATATGTTCAACAATTAGATCCATTAGATAAACTATGTGGGCCAAATGTGATTGCTATTCAAGATTTATCAGCAACTACTGCAGGTACTGAAGACGATATTAGGAGCTATTTGAAGTTATTTGGTATCGAGGccaatttaataaaatcaatttatttaaataataataagacTTTTACAGGATGTTCATTAGTAGAAATCCCgactaataacaataattctGTAACGAACGTATTGAGTGCatcaataaaagaaaatttgtCTAATCTATCATGGTTTGaactaaataaaaatacttttGATGAAAGCAGGTACCAAAAAGTTTCAGATTTCAACTTTCAAAACTTACCAAAATTGGTAGTAGATAATACTTCTACTTCAAGCTCTAATgtcttattattaatgaattgcGTCGATCCTTTAGATTTAAAATCAGATTCTTTTGTCGAAGAAATCCAAGCtactttaaaatattctcTTGAAAATGTGtcagaaattaaaattaaaaaaccAGATATCGATTATAGGctaaattttgataatattagtGAGGgaattggaaatatttatattaaattcaacTCTGCTGAGGATGCAACGAATGcaatgaataaaatttctgggaaaaaatttaatgatagGACAATATTATGTGcatatataaatgaaaGAGACTTTGATATGGTTGGGGTACTATTTTAA
- the TBLA0C01370 gene encoding alkene reductase: MYNFVCYRDLYRKNQNKICKINMPFNKDFKPVALGDTNLFKPITVGNCKLKNRVVLAPLTRMRAEHPGNVPNKKWAVEYYDQRSKTPGTLLITEAVFISAQAGGYDNAPGIWSEEQMAEWKKIFAKIHENGSFVWPQLWNLGRQAFPECMKRDGLRYDSASDNIWMDDEVKEKAKNAGIEQHGITEDEIKQYIKDYVQAAKNCIECGADGIQIHSANSYLLNQFLDPVSNKRTDKYGGSIENRARFTLEVVDAIVDAIGAERTAIRLSPYNTFGGMSGGYDPTLLAQYAYVIGELEKRAINGKRLAFLDIFEPRVSNPFVDEGVGAYDQGTTEFVFSIWKGIVVRTGNLALHPEVAKEYLKNKNTLLGYGRYYISNPDLVERLRKGLPLSSYDRPSFYAMSDKGYTDYPTYEEAVKLGWDKEE, from the coding sequence ATGTATAACTTTGTTTGTTACCGCGATTTATATAGAAAGaatcaaaacaaaatttgtaaaattaaCATGCCATTCAATAAAGATTTCAAACCTGTAGCCTTGGGTGATACCAATCTTTTCAAACCAATTACTGTTggtaattgtaaattaaaaaatagagTTGTACTGGCACCTTTAACTCGTATGAGAGCTGAGCATCCTGGTAATGTTCCTAATAAGAAATGGGCTGTAGAATATTATGACCAAAGATCAAAAACTCCAGGCACTTTATTAATCACTGAAGCAGTTTTTATCTCAGCTCAAGCTGGTGGATATGATAATGCACCTGGTATTTGGTCAGAAGAACAAATGGCagaatggaaaaaaatctttGCCAAGATTCATGAGAATGGCAGCTTTGTTTGGCCTCAATTATGGAATTTAGGTAGACAAGCGTTCCCTGAATGTATGAAGCGTGATGGGTTAAGATATGATTCAGCTAGTGACAATATTTGGATGGATGATGAAGTTAAGGAAAAGGCCAAGAATGCAGGTATTGAACAACATGGTATTACTGAGGATGAAATCAAGCAATATATCAAGGATTATGTTCAGGCTGCCAAGAACTGTATTGAATGTGGTGCTGATGGTATTCAAATCCATTCTGCTAATAGTTATCTATTAAACCAATTTTTAGATCCTGTTTCCAACAAGAGAACAGATAAATACGGTGGttctattgaaaatagAGCCAGATTCACCTTGGAAGTTGTAGATGCCATTGTGGATGCCATTGGAGCTGAACGTACTGCAATTAGATTATCCCCATATAACACTTTTGGAGGTATGTCTGGTGGTTATGATCCAACATTATTGGCACAATATGCATATGTGATTGGTGAATTGGAAAAGCGAGCCATCAATGGTAAAAGATTAGCCTTTTTAGATATCTTTGAACCAAGAGTTTCTAATCCTTTCGTAGACGAAGGAGTTGGTGCTTATGATCAAGGTACTACCGAGTTTGTATTTTCCATTTGGAAGGGTATTGTAGTGAGAACTGGTAATTTAGCATTGCATCCTGAAGTGGCTAAAGAGTATTTGAAGAACAAAAACACATTACTGGGATACGGTAGATACTACATCTCTAACCCAGATTTGGTGGAACGTTTAAGAAAAGGGTTACCATTGAGCTCTTACGATAGACCAAGTTTCTACGCCATGTCTGACAAAGGTTACACTGATTATCCAACATATGAAGAGGCTGTCAAGTTAGGTTGGGACAAGgaagaataa
- the GLC3 gene encoding 1,4-alpha-glucan branching enzyme, protein MTDIPENVKGVIEFDPWLKPWAQVLSERRYLADQWVYDITHATPDHSHQSLAQFARDSYNSYGLHADHNTKKIHYKEWAPNAKKAFLIGEFNNWNESSHEMTHKDEFGNFYITLEPTHDGKFQIPHDSKIKVMFELQDGSKIYRIPAWITRTTQPSKETKEQYGPTYEGRFWNPEQTYQFKHQRPKFNRANDSLRIYEAHIGISSPEPKIATYKEFTQNLLPRIKYLGYDAIQLMAIMEHAYYASFGYQVTNFFAISSRYGTPEDLKELIDTAHSMGILVLLDVVHSHASKNVEDGLNRFDGSDHQYFHSLASGRGEHPLWDSRLFNYGHFEVQRFLLSNLAFYIDVYQFDGFRFDGVTSMLYLHHGTGEGGAFSGDYNEYLSKERSAVDHEALAYLMIANNLVHEMLPESGITIAEDVSGYPTLSMPREMGGGGFDYRLAMALPDMWIKLLKEKKDEDWDIGHIVHTLTNRRHGEKVVAYCESHDQALVGDKTLAFWLMDAAMYTDMTVLKETTQTIDRGIALHKVIRLLTHSLGGEAYLNFEGNEFGHPEWLDFPNANNNDSYHYARRQFNLVDDHLLRYKYLYEFDRALQLAEKHHQWLNTPQAYVSLKHEVDKIIAFERNGLLFIFNLHPTESFADYRIGVEQAGTYKIILNTDREEFGGHARIDEGSRFHTTDLAWNNRRNFLQVYIPNRTAIVLALE, encoded by the coding sequence ATGACTGATATTCCTGAGAACGTCAAAGGTGTTATTGAATTCGACCCCTGGTTAAAACCTTGGGCCCAAGTCCTTTCTGAAAGAAGGTATTTGGCAGATCAATGGGTTTACGACATTACTCATGCGACTCCTGATCATTCACATCAATCTTTGGCCCAATTTGCTAGAGATTCTTACAATTCCTATGGTTTACATGCTGATCATAATACCAAGAAGATCCATTACAAGGAATGGGCTCCTAATGCCAAGAAAGCTTTTTTAATTGGGGAATTCAACAATTGGAACGAATCATCTCATGAAATGACACATAAGGATGAATTTGGGAACTTTTACATCACATTAGAACCTACACACGATGGGAAATTCCAAATCCCTCACGATTCCAAGATTAAGGTCATGTTTGAGTTACAGGACGGCTCCAAGATCTATAGAATCCCTGCTTGGATCACTAGAACTACTCAACCTTCCAAGGAAACCAAAGAACAATACGGTCCAACATACGAAGGTAGATTCTGGAACCCTGAACAAACTTATCAATTTAAACATCAAAGACCAAAATTCAACCGTGCCAACGATTCTTTAAGAATTTATGAAGCTCATATTGGTATTTCTTCTCCAGAACCAAAGATTGCTACTTACAAAGAATTCACacaaaatttattaccaagaatcaaatatttaggTTATGATGCTATTCAATTGATGGCTATTATGGAACATGCTTATTATGCTTCCTTTGGTTATCAAGTTACTAATTTTTTCGCTATTTCATCTCGTTACGGTACTCCAGaagatttgaaagaattgatCGATACTGCTCATTCAATGGGTATTTTGGTTTTATTAGATGTGGTTCATTCACATGCTTCCAAGAACGTAGAAGATGGGTTAAATAGATTCGATGGTTCTGATCATCAATATTTCCATTCTTTAGCTTCCGGTAGAGGTGAACATCCATTATGGGACTCTagattattcaattatGGCCATTTCGAAGTCCaaagatttttattatccaaTTTAGCATTCTACATCGATGTGTATCAATTTGATGGGTTTAGATTCGATGGTGTTACTTCAATGTTATACTTGCATCATGGTACTGGTGAAGGTGGTGCATTTAGTGGTGATTATAATGAATATCTTTCTAAAGAACGTTCTGCTGTAGATCATGAAGCTTTGGcttatttaatgattgCCAACAATTTGGTTCATGAAATGTTACCTGAATCAGGTATTACCATTGCAGAAGATGTTTCTGGGTACCCAACTTTATCTATGCCACGTGAAATGGGTGGTGGTGGTTTCGATTACAGATTGGCCATGGCTTTACCAGATATGTGGattaaattgttgaaagaaaagaaggaTGAAGACTGGGATATAGGTCACATTGTTCACACTTTAACCAATAGAAGACATGGTGAAAAAGTTGTTGCCTATTGTGAATCTCATGATCAAGCTTTAGTAGGCGATAAGACTTTAGCATTTTGGTTAATGGACGCTGCTATGTATACTGATATGACTGTTTTGAAAGAAACCACTCAAACAATTGATCGTGGTATTGCTCTTCATAAAGTTATTAGATTATTAACACATTCACTTGGTGGTGAAgcttatttgaatttcgAAGGTAATGAATTCGGTCATCCAGAATGGTTAGATTTCCCAAATGCCAATAATAACGACAGTTATCATTATGCTCGTAGACAATTCAATTTAGTAGATGACCATTTATTACGTTACAAATATCTATATGAATTTGATCGTGCTTTACAACTAGCAGAAAAACACCATCAGTGGTTGAACACTCCACAAGCTTATGTCTCTTTGAAACATGAGGTCGACAAAATCATTGCCTTTGAAAGAAACGGCTTGTTATTCATCTTCAACCTCCATCCAACCGAATCTTTCGCCGACTATAGAATTGGTGTTGAACAAGCAGGTACTTACAAGATTATCTTGAACACTGATAGAGAGGAATTCGGTGGCCATGCAAGAATCGATGAAGGGTCAAGATTCCATACCACCGACTTGGCTTGGAACAACAGAAGAAATTTCCTTCAAGTATACATCCCAAACAGAACAGCTATCGTTCTCGCTTTGGAATGA
- the TBLA0C01390 gene encoding uncharacterized protein: MRNRTRPGHKSPYTHQIWSPHIVLDRSSRTVFPDADGTRPGNFSEKNSQEDKSTHLQHHDTGNTSSRKCFLMWPAGILRTSGNKVDPFCHVSFPVMLLCNSFRFRKFTKSFANRSASLLILYVNLSLGYCLSPLCLFIFICGIPTFRMARCFFLIGYFPLWRCITISIN, encoded by the coding sequence ATGAGAAATCGGACCAGGCCGGGTCACAAAAGTCCGTACACTCACCAAATTTGGTCGCCACATATAGTCCTGGACAGATCTTCGCGAACTGTATTTCCTGATGCGGATGGAACCCGGCCCGGCAACTTCTCAGAAAAAAACTCGCAGGAGGATAAGAGTACTCACCTACAACATCATGACACAGGCAATACTTCGAGTCGAAAGTGTTTCTTGATGTGGCCTGCGGGGATTCTTAGGACATCGGGAAATAAGGTAGATCCTTTTTGTCACGTTTCTTTTCCTGTAATGCTCCTCTGCAACTCTTTCCGTTTTAGGAAATTTACCAAAAGTTTTGCTAACCGATCTGCAAGTCTTCTGATTTTGTATGTTAATTTATCTCTTGGGTATTGTCTAAGTCCTCTTTGCTTATTCATCTTCATATGTGGAATTCCTACTTTCAGAATGGCTCgttgcttttttttaataggGTATTTCCCTCTGTGGCGTTGCATTACTATATCTATAAACTAA
- the TBLA0C01360 gene encoding class I SAM-dependent methyltransferase: MSQFSEKDFDAINYADFRPTYSIEFYKKMNEYHEGEKNLLIDVGCGPGTATLQLVNLLKFKKTIGTDISKPMVDGGNNLKQKDSNVEFLVSSGEDFQFLGEEFNAKKVDMITAAECVHYIGFNIFQENCWKNLRKNGTLAIWGYVNPTIAGHPKVDKISFDYFYSADKFGPYWQQPGGKIISNLLQDCKWDETKYKDIKNVVMFARDYGTGVNEDELYFGCSSTPEGLRRYFTTTSFYHGWKKDHPNEKDLSESFLEEVLAACPDLKANSKVQIVFDTFYMFARAI, encoded by the coding sequence atGTCACAATTTTCTGAAAAAGATTTCGATGCTATCAATTATGCTGACTTCCGTCCAACTTATTCAATTGAGTTTTATAAAAAGATGAATGAATATCATGAAGGTGAAAAGAATCTCTTGATTGATGTTGGCTGTGGTCCAGGTACTGCTACGTTGCAATTAGTCAATTtgttgaaatttaaaaaaactattGGCACTGATATTTCTAAACCTATGGTCGATGGtggtaataatttgaaacaaAAAGATTCTAATGTAGAATTTTTAGTTTCTAGTGGTGaagattttcaatttttagGAGAAGAATTCAATGCAAAAAAAGTTGATATGATTACAGCCGCTGAATGTGTTCATTATATTggatttaatattttccaagaaaattgctggaaaaatttaagaaaaaacgGTACTTTGGCTATTTGGGGCTATGTAAATCCAACTATTGCTGGACACCCAAAGGTGGATAAGATTTCctttgattatttttattctgcTGATAAGTTTGGACCTTATTGGCAACAACCAGGTGGAAAAATCATTAGTAATCTATTGCAAGATTGCAAATGGGATGAAACAAAATACAAggatattaaaaatgttgTTATGTTTGCAAGAGATTATGGTACAGGTgttaatgaagatgaattgTACTTCGGCTGCTCTTCAACTCCCGAGGGACTAAGACGTTATTTCACTACAACAAGTTTCTATCATGGGTGGAAGAAAGATCAtccaaatgaaaaagatcTAAGTGAATCATTTTTGGAAGAAGTATTGGCCGCTTGTCCTGATTTAAAAGCTAACTCAAAAGTGCAAATCGTTTTTGATACTTTTTATATGTTTGCCAGAgcaatttaa